The Dioscorea cayenensis subsp. rotundata cultivar TDr96_F1 chromosome 19, TDr96_F1_v2_PseudoChromosome.rev07_lg8_w22 25.fasta, whole genome shotgun sequence genome includes a window with the following:
- the LOC120250376 gene encoding probable WRKY transcription factor 67 — protein MHEIIERSVLYQELAIQEITRGYKLAARLQTFIPKGEPQLELVGILLEEVLQALSMALSMLKKSGNTCTQTQASREQIISETSSASFSDQGSTEAPEEVKIPTSASIVCGKRERQQRLKTMDPWTKVTYAPHDDGHQWRKYGQKNLQKSKLARSYYRCTYKDEGCPATKHVQQKDNNDPPLFLVTYYEQHICKTNNNPMIITPQITQDPLLPVEPNLFSFESNANKFFCYHERAMLKASTTDQQDSDLERVDLQNVIIDQTAIGSVVNNEQYCLEAVPNSTIEDFSLSACMSPPWEVMSLDYLQMDSFGFDPLHEGFPSF, from the exons ATGCATGAAATCATAGAGAGATCAGTTCTATATCAAGAGCTTGCCATTCAAGAGATCACCAGAGGATATAAGCTTGCTGCAAGGCTTCAAACTTTCATACCAAAAGGCGAACCACAGTTGGAGTTGGTTGGAATTCTCTTGGAGGAGGTCTTGCAAGCTTTATCAATGGCTTTGTCCATGTTGAAGAAGTCCGGCAATACATGCACACAGACACAGGCTTCTAGAGAGCAGATTATCTCCGAGACCAGCTCAGCTTCTTTCAGTGATCAAGGGAGTACTGAGGCTCCAGAAGAGGTCAAGATTCCCACAAGTGCTAGTATTGTATGTGGTAAAAGGGAACGTCAACAGAGATT GAAGACCATGGATCCATGGACTAAAGTTACTTATGCTCCTCATGATGATGGTCACCAGTGGAGGAAGTATGGGCAGAAGAACCTCCAAAAGTCCAAGCTTGCAAG gAGCTATTATAGATGCACTTACAAAGATGAAGGGTGCCCAGCAACGAAGCATGTTCAACAGAAGGACAACAATGATCCACCTTTGTTCTTGGTCACTTACTATGAGCAGCACATCTGCAAAACTAATAATAATCCCATGATCATCACTCCACAAATCACACAAGATCCCCTTCTTCCAGTAGAACCAAACTTGTTTAGCTTTGAATCAAATGCCAATAAGTTCTTCTGCTACCATGAGAGGGCAATGCTCAAGGCCTCAACAACTGATCAACAAGACTCTGACCTAGAAAGAGTTGACCTTCAAAATGTGATCATTGATCAAACAGCAATAGGATCAGTGGTAAACAATGAACAGTACTGTTTGGAGGCCGTACCTAACTCTACCATTGAGGATTTCTCATTGAGTGCATGTATGTCACCCCCTTGGGAAGTGATGAGCTTGGACTACTTGCAGATGGATTCCTTTGGATTTGATCCCCTTCATGAAGGCTTTCCAAGCTTCTAA